A portion of the Microlunatus phosphovorus NM-1 genome contains these proteins:
- a CDS encoding TIGR03085 family metal-binding protein produces MTLISDERQALAETLRVTDPHAPTLCAGWDVQRLLAHLVVRESEPITVLKDVLARQPPGAEPGLSRLVDAASTPAGYQALVDRLAAGPARWSPRNLVDQQFNLVEYIIHHEDIRRAGPGSIEPRALSADVQDAAWKSLGLLARLGLRKCPVGVTLITPTGAAQVAKKGSTGVTLTGDPVELALYLSGRRDHARVRLTGPDAPLEQFATWIATA; encoded by the coding sequence ATGACCCTGATCTCCGACGAGCGGCAGGCACTGGCCGAGACGCTGCGAGTCACCGATCCGCACGCCCCGACCCTGTGCGCCGGCTGGGATGTCCAACGCCTGCTCGCGCATCTTGTCGTACGTGAGTCGGAGCCCATCACGGTCCTCAAGGACGTCCTGGCGCGCCAGCCACCCGGCGCCGAGCCCGGGCTCAGCCGACTCGTCGACGCGGCATCGACGCCGGCGGGATACCAGGCACTGGTCGACCGCTTGGCCGCCGGGCCCGCCCGCTGGTCGCCCAGGAACCTGGTGGATCAGCAGTTCAACCTGGTCGAATACATCATTCATCACGAAGACATCCGCCGCGCCGGGCCAGGCTCCATCGAGCCGCGAGCACTGTCTGCCGACGTCCAAGACGCCGCGTGGAAGTCACTCGGACTCCTCGCCCGGCTCGGCCTCCGGAAGTGCCCCGTAGGCGTCACGCTGATAACGCCGACCGGTGCTGCCCAGGTCGCCAAGAAGGGCAGCACGGGGGTGACACTGACCGGCGACCCGGTCGAGCTGGCCTTGTACCTGAGTGGCCGCCGGGACCATGCCCGCGTACGACTCACCGGTCCTGACGCGCCGCTGGAACAGTTCGCCACCTGGATAGCAACCGCCTGA
- a CDS encoding PucR family transcriptional regulator yields MLQILRDGLPQVATHTVNAVVAEVPDYRGARDGLMRDTITGAVRMALAGFLKLAGRGHDVDPSTPMGPTIEGAYALGRGEARGGRSMDGLLAAYRVGSRVSWRELGRVAAGAGLSATMMAEFAELLFAYIDGLSAASVAGHNDELTTSGLVRQRYRDRLVQRLLAGASPEVLTAAAERAGWSPSVGLTAVLLPSAQAHGVVALLGTETLQFAEDLPGSEGWDPDRSLTLLLVPDATAADRRHLLRLLVGRKAVVGPSRPWMQARSSYRRATRTLELATPPRGEQPTDSEDHLADLVVGADPEALIDLRVQVLRPLSALPESTRERLAETLLSWLLHQGRREQVAAELHIHPQTVRYRMGQLRDAYGERLHDPRFVRELILALPLCCRH; encoded by the coding sequence GTGCTGCAGATCCTTCGCGACGGGCTGCCTCAGGTCGCGACGCACACGGTGAACGCCGTCGTCGCCGAGGTGCCCGACTACCGAGGCGCTCGCGACGGACTGATGCGGGACACCATCACCGGTGCTGTGCGGATGGCCTTGGCCGGCTTTCTCAAGTTGGCCGGACGCGGTCACGATGTCGACCCCAGTACGCCGATGGGCCCGACGATCGAGGGCGCCTACGCCCTGGGTCGGGGAGAGGCCCGCGGCGGTCGATCGATGGACGGTCTGCTGGCGGCGTATCGGGTCGGGTCGCGTGTGAGCTGGCGGGAACTGGGCCGCGTCGCCGCCGGGGCTGGGCTGTCGGCCACCATGATGGCCGAGTTCGCCGAGTTGCTGTTCGCCTATATCGACGGTCTCTCCGCCGCCAGCGTGGCCGGTCACAACGACGAGTTGACCACCAGCGGGCTGGTTCGCCAGCGCTATCGCGATCGGCTGGTGCAGCGCCTGTTGGCAGGGGCGTCGCCGGAGGTGCTGACCGCAGCCGCAGAGCGGGCCGGCTGGTCGCCGTCGGTGGGACTGACCGCTGTCCTGTTGCCGAGCGCCCAGGCCCATGGCGTCGTGGCTCTGCTCGGGACGGAGACGCTGCAGTTCGCCGAGGACCTTCCTGGCAGTGAGGGTTGGGATCCCGATCGGTCCCTGACTCTGCTCCTGGTCCCCGATGCCACAGCCGCGGACCGGCGTCACCTGCTGCGGCTGCTGGTGGGACGTAAGGCCGTCGTCGGTCCATCGCGACCCTGGATGCAGGCCCGATCGTCATATCGCCGAGCGACTCGTACGCTCGAGCTGGCCACACCGCCGCGCGGTGAGCAGCCAACGGACAGCGAGGATCACTTGGCTGACCTGGTGGTCGGCGCTGACCCTGAAGCTCTGATCGATCTACGCGTCCAGGTGCTGCGCCCGCTGTCGGCTCTGCCCGAGTCGACCAGGGAACGTCTGGCCGAAACCCTGCTGAGCTGGCTGCTGCACCAGGGCCGGCGGGAGCAGGTCGCCGCCGAGTTGCACATCCATCCGCAGACCGTGCGCTATCGGATGGGCCAACTGCGTGACGCCTACGGGGAGCGACTGCACGATCCCCGGTTCGTCCGGGAGCTGATTCTCGCGCTTCCGCTGTGTTGTCGTCACTAG